In Amycolatopsis sp. FBCC-B4732, the genomic stretch CGTCCCCGATCGTGTCGTCGGCATCGGGCGCGGCGTGCCTGCCCGCGGACCCGCCCTCGGTCCGCCGCTTGCGTCCGAAAATCCCCACTACTTCTCCGTTCCTTCCCCCGCGCCGGTGCTCGTCGCGAGCGCCGGTGCTCCCAGTGTGGCGTGTCCGCCGGTGGATCCGTAGCCGCCGGCACCCCGTTCGGTGGTGTCGAGCTCGGCGACCTCGACGAACTCGGCGTGCTCGACCCGCTGCACGACCAGCTGGGCGATGCGGTCGCCGCGCGTGAGCTTCACCGGGTGCACCGGGTCGTGGTTGATCAGGCAGACCTTGATCTCCCCGCGGTAGCCCGCGTCGATCGTGCCGGGGGTGTTCACCACCGAGAGGCCGACCCGGGCGGCCAGGCCCGACCGCGGGTGGACGAACCCCGCGTACCCGGGCGGGAGCGCGATCGCGACACCGGTGCCGACCACCCCGCGTTCGCCGGGTTCGAGCACGATATCCGAGGTGGTGACGAGATCGGCGCCCGCGTCGCCCGGTCGGGCGTAGGCGGGCAGCGGGACATCCGGGTCGAGCCGGGAGAGGAGTACCTGAACGCTGGACACGGGCGGCGAGATTACTCTCTACCCGTGGGTGAATCAGCGAAGACGGCCGCTAGCGCCGCGGTCCGGCACTCCGAGCGGCTCTACGTCCCGTGGTGGGGCTGGCCGCTGCCGGTCCTCGGCGCGATCCTGCTGGCGGCCGAGATCGACATGGGTTACCCGGGGATCCGGGCGTGGCTGCCGTACGTGATCGCGCTGCCGGTCGTCGTGGCGCTGCTGGTGTCGCTGGGCCGGTCGAAGGTCCGGATCACCGGCGGTGACGAGCCGGAGCTGTGGGTCGGCGACGCCCACCTGCCGCTGCGCTACGCCGGCGAGGTGGAGATCTTCGACAAGGAAGCCAAGCGCAAGGCGCTCGGGCGCGACGGCGACCCCGCGGCCTACGTGGTGCACCGCGGCTGGGTCGGCCCGGTCGTGCGGGTCCGCTTGACCGACCCCGAAGACCCGACGCCGTACTGGCTGTTCAGCACCCGGCACCCCGAGCGCGTCGCCGAGCTGCTGAAGAGCGCCTGACCTCCGCTCCACCCTCCTCGAGACATGGGAAGGGGGCCGGCCTGCCGGCCGGCCCCCTTGTCCCCAGCGCGCTTCGAGCCTCCCCCTTGGTGCCCTCGAGGCTCTCAGTCGCGTCTGTTCGTCCCCTGAACCCTGTCCGAGATCCCGCGTTCGTCAGGCGCAGTCGCGGCAGATCAGGCGTCCACCGCTTTCCTCGGCCAGCCGGCTGCGGTGGTGCACCAGGAAGCACACGGAGCAGGTGAACTCGTCCGCCTGCTTCGGCACCACCTTCACGGTCATGTCCTCACCGGAAAGCCCGGAAAGGTCGGCACCCGGCAGCTCGAAGTTCTCGGCGGTCGCGTCCTCGTCGACGTCGACGACGCCGGACTGGTTCTCGTTGCGCCGGGCCTTGAGCTCCTCCAACGAGTCTTCGGCCAGCTCGTCGGCTTCGCTGCGGCGCGGAGCGTCGTAGTCGGTAGCCATGTGTCCCTCACCCCTGCGATCAGCTTGTGTAGTCGTTATCCGGACCCCCGGGTCGCCCCGCGAGTCCGCCGTGCCGCTGGTCAACGTTCCAGGGCCCTCGTTTGTGCCCGACGGCCGAAGTGACCGAGGTCTCTTCTTTTCGCGCCTCTTCCTGCGGCCGGAGCCCGGGAAGGGTAGCTCACGCCCGCGACGGTTCTGCAACGAGTCAGACATTGCCGGGGATTCGTCACCCGACAGGGGGAACCCGCAGGTAAGACGCGTTGTCGTCCGTTCGGGTTGCGCGCAGGTGGAGAACCCCACACGCGGCCCGTGTCCGCTTGCCCCGCCCGTCCCGGCCGTGGTGCGATCGCCGCACGGGGATCGGGTGTTCCACCGGGGTGACCCGGGACGGTGCACGCCGGTCGCAGCGCCTAGGCTGATCGGCCACGACGGTGCCGCGTTCGCACGGTCGGGTTCGGTGTTCGGGAAGGGACGGGCAGGTGGCGTCGGGGAACGGCATCGGGGACCGTGGGGCGCGGCCGTATCGCAAGCACAAGCCGCTGCCGGCGCTGATCGTCATCGCCGTGCTCGCCCTCGGCGCGATCATCGTCTGGATCAACGCGGCGGTCGGCAAGGGCGACGTCGACGAGGCCGTGAAGTGCGACCCGCCCGCGAGCCCGCCGCCGGGTGTCACGTTCAGCACCCTGCCCCACGCTTCGCTCGACGACCGCGCGCCGGTCCCGCCGGACAAGGTCGCGGTCAAGGTCCTCAACGCGTCGAGCACGCGCGGCCAGGGCGGCATCGCCACGACGGCGCTGAAGGAGCTGGGCTTCACCGGCACCGGCGAGCCGGGCAACGACCCCGCGTACGAGGGCCGCGTGGCCAAGTGCCGCGGCCAGATCCGCTTCGGCGAGAACGGCGTCACCGCGGCGCGGACGCTGAGCCTGGTGGTGCCCTGCGCCGAGCTGGTCCAGGACAACCGCAAGGACGCGAGCGTCGATCTGGTGACGGGCACGCTGTTCGGCGACATCCGGCCGCGCGCGGAGGCCCGGCAGATCCTCACGCAGCTGGCGGACTGGTCCAGGACCCACCAGGGCGGCGGCGGCAACGAGCAGTCGGCGGGCGCCAAGGCCCCGGTGATCGACCAGACGCTGCTGGCTTCCGCCCGCGACGTCGCCTGCTGAGTTCGCTCCCCCGGCGCTCTCCGGGCGGCCTGCGACATCACCTGCCGACCCGGCGGCCGCGGGGGGCGCCCCCGTTTTCCACGCTACCGCCGGCCACCGACAGTTCCGGCTACCCGGCGCCGGCTCAGACCTCCGCGGCGCCGCAGCCGGCCAGGAGCTCCCGCAGCGGGTCCGCGATCGACGGCGCCGCCGCGTAGGTCGCGTCCGCGCCCAGCTCCGGCACCGACCCCGGGAGCGACACCGCCGCGCCCGCCTCCGCCGCGATCAGCGCGCCCGCCGCCCAGTCCCACCGGTGCAGGCCGTGCTCCACGTACGCGTCCAGCCAGCCCGCCGCGACCGCGCACAGGTCCAGCGACGCCGCCCCGTTGCGCCGGATGTCCCGCACCCGCCCCAGCAGCTCCGCCGCGAAGCGCGACTGCCGCGTCCGGCGCTCCGCCGCGTACGCGAAACCGGTCCCGACCAACGTCAGCTCCAGCCGCGACGGCGCCGACACCGTCAGCCGGCGGCCGTCCAGGTACGCGCC encodes the following:
- the dut gene encoding dUTP diphosphatase; its protein translation is MSSVQVLLSRLDPDVPLPAYARPGDAGADLVTTSDIVLEPGERGVVGTGVAIALPPGYAGFVHPRSGLAARVGLSVVNTPGTIDAGYRGEIKVCLINHDPVHPVKLTRGDRIAQLVVQRVEHAEFVEVAELDTTERGAGGYGSTGGHATLGAPALATSTGAGEGTEK
- a CDS encoding DUF3093 domain-containing protein, giving the protein MGESAKTAASAAVRHSERLYVPWWGWPLPVLGAILLAAEIDMGYPGIRAWLPYVIALPVVVALLVSLGRSKVRITGGDEPELWVGDAHLPLRYAGEVEIFDKEAKRKALGRDGDPAAYVVHRGWVGPVVRVRLTDPEDPTPYWLFSTRHPERVAELLKSA
- a CDS encoding DUF4193 domain-containing protein encodes the protein MATDYDAPRRSEADELAEDSLEELKARRNENQSGVVDVDEDATAENFELPGADLSGLSGEDMTVKVVPKQADEFTCSVCFLVHHRSRLAEESGGRLICRDCA
- the cei gene encoding envelope integrity protein Cei; its protein translation is MASGNGIGDRGARPYRKHKPLPALIVIAVLALGAIIVWINAAVGKGDVDEAVKCDPPASPPPGVTFSTLPHASLDDRAPVPPDKVAVKVLNASSTRGQGGIATTALKELGFTGTGEPGNDPAYEGRVAKCRGQIRFGENGVTAARTLSLVVPCAELVQDNRKDASVDLVTGTLFGDIRPRAEARQILTQLADWSRTHQGGGGNEQSAGAKAPVIDQTLLASARDVAC